From one Larimichthys crocea isolate SSNF chromosome XVIII, L_crocea_2.0, whole genome shotgun sequence genomic stretch:
- the kansl1l gene encoding KAT8 regulatory NSL complex subunit 1-like protein isoform X6 codes for MAPALTKTLKDGHGIHLSSPPASVRMDSDGRAVHNADLEFQLRSIDDGDLQKMWLNLSSFPSLDVPANSVLSPCPQASASQYETVLVPSPTSLLNLFSFGEDLRDFHQVASVFPGVPDMFLVPGSEHNSQEARLLHGHSAAPECGPDGGDVHHSPLSLTIVPPSYSHGEIKHQGCTPVFAAPPKLTQEKVAGTGCPPPPLVQPCSGRVNSDQVAPRVMLEEAVKERHVRQASLHGRAQRLQRRLQALLVEHALLHCNQQLEGLERHGQLGDVSFDRLDNMHPAILPPQVGCEPNFSWLESPTASSSFTELREFSCSSQAMLRGLQEALDSEATASSSSDEEVEDDRSHRRTKTSHFSSSSSSCERRWLEERAELGSRWSWLQLRLAKLEGRIQQLVELHKHIRSTKGGVVLAESQPLTDRQIQQTLLREMAGLSCTASDADTEHCSPTRLLHNIERQSAQLSQIVNSLIPPLSFSPLSKQPQTWKGKRAFTSGQRGDDAFVPGKRRRLGTKRLFKADLSCVCARTRPLVTYHKPKLFTFSTNNPSSPRDSGNSMSTLSSSCSCCSSFDPVVLCSDPDCSSSQAVSSRTSSSTPHRVLSLSFDTSPAHRLKRALAREQWFQKPLVVNIQPYSPAHYNRRSSTPLHKSHKYKQHARHKSKVMGLSPIGTTGSAQSQHRRANERKRKRRHIHRLIEDEEDVLYQLCDTEDSSDEVLEESYTQVTRKQASQGFVRKRQGESVYNINNVVIPMSAAKVEKLQYKDILTPSWRVVDTSPQMNRKAETVEDNEEQLEDLTDEVFAQRHLALEQREKLRWGSWGKRKCCRRPQRSGSRLSGSGGVLCTSGEESSVELSCAQLDTDEQQSSEEWLQPQTPWEQRVFPLVEDDEEALFHGDLQKVPEWSECSSASTTSRNSNSHLSPALSSGATVPSGGQSTTLDGS; via the exons ATGGCTCCTGCCCTGACCAAAACCCTCAAAGATGGCCATGGTATCCACTTGTCCTCGCCTCCCGCCTCCGTCAGAATGGACTCAGATGGGAGAGCCGTGCACAACGCTGATCTGGAGTTTCAGCTCAGATCGATAGACGACGGCGACCTCCAGAAGATGTGGCTGAATCTTTCCTCGTTTCCCTCCTTGGACGTCCCCGCCAACTCTGTGCTCTCTCCGTGCCCGCAGGCGTCTGCCAGCCAGTATGAGACGGTGCTCGTCCCCAGCCCCACTTCTCTCCTTAACCTCTTTTCCTTCGGCGAAGATCTGAGAGATTTTCATCAGGTGGCCTCCGTCTTCCCAGGTGTACCGGACATGTTTTTAGTCCCTGGCTCTGAGCACAATAGCCAAGAGGCTCGCCTGCTGCATGGACATAGTGCTGCTCCTGAATGTGGGCCAGATGGTGGTGATGTGCATCACTCCCCTCTTAGCCTGACCATTGTTCCTCCTTCATATTCCCACGGGGAGATAAAGCACCAGGGCTGCACTCCCGTCTTTGCAGCCCCGCCTAAACTGACACAGGAGAAAGTCGCTGGCACGggctgtcctcctccacctctggtGCAGCCTTGCAGTGGCAGGGTGAACTCTGACCAGGTGGCACCCAGAGTTATGCTGGAAGAAGCCGTGAAGGAGCGGCACGTTAGGCAGGCAAGTCTGCACGGCCGAGCTCAGAGGCTGCAGCGGAGACTACAAGCCCTCCTTGTTGAGCACGCTTTGTTACACTGCAACCAGCAGCTGGAAGGGCTGGAAAGGCACGGCCAACTTGGAGATGTTTCTTTTGACAGACTGGACAACATGCATCCTGCCATACTACCTCCACAAGTGGGCTGTGAACCCAATTTCTCTTGGCTGGAGTCGCCCACGGCCTCGTCTTCCTTCACAGAGCTCAGAGAGTTCAGCTGCTCCAGCCAGGCGATGCTGAGAGGCCTGCAGGAGGCTTTAGACTCTGAGGCCACggccagcagcagctcagacgAGGAAGTCGAGGATGATAGGAGTCACAGAAGAACCAAGACTTCACATTT cagcagcagcagcagcagctgtgagaGGCGGTGGCTAGAAGAGAGAGCGGAGCTGGGCAGCAGATGGAGTTGGTTGCAGCTGCGTCTGGCCAAACTGGAGGGGCGGATTCAACAACTAGTCGAGCTCCACAAGCACATCCGCTCTACCAAG ggCGGTGTGGTGCTTGCTGAGTCCCAgccactgacagacagacagattcagCAGACCCTGCTGCGAGAGATGGCGGGGTTATCCTGCACAGCCTCGGATGCTGACACCGAACACTGCAGCCCCACGCGCCTCCTGCACAACATAGAGAGACAG AGTGCTCAGCTCAGCCAGATTGTCAACAGTCTGATACCCCCTCTCAGCTTTTCACCGCTatcaaaacaaccacaaacctGGAAGGGCAAGAGGGCCTTTACAAG TGGTCAGAGAGGAGATGATGCCTTTGTGCCTGGGAAGAGAAGGAGACTGGGGACAAAGAGGCTTTTCAAAGCTGATCTGTCATGCGTGTGTGCTCGAACCCGACCCCTAGTCACCTACCACAAGCCCAAACTGTTTACTTTCAGCACCAACAACCCCAGCAGTCCACGG GACTCTGGGAACTCCATGTCTACACTATCGTCTTCCTGTTCATGTTGTTCATCTTTTGATCCTGTAGTCCTGTGCTCTGATCCAGACTGCAGCTCCAGTCAGGCTGTGTCCTCCAGGACCTCCAGCTCCACACCTCACCGTGTGTTGTCTCTTTCATTTG ACACTTCACCGGCCCATCGCTTAAAGAGGGCCCTGGCCAGAGAACAATGGTTCCAAAAGCCTTTGGTTGTTAATATCCAACCATACAGTCCAGCACACTACAACAGACGCAGCTCCACGCCACTGCACAAGA GTCACAAGTACAAGCAGCATGCAAGGCATAAAAGCAAAGTTATGGGTCTGTCGCCAATTGGGACGACAGGCTCTGCTCAGAGTCAGCACAGGAGAGCcaatgagaggaagaggaagagaaggcaCATTCACAGGCTGATAgaag ATGAGGAAGATGTTCTGTACCAGCTCTGTGACACAGAGGACAGTTCAGATGAAGTTCTGGAAGAGAGCTACACACAGGTTACACGCAAGCAGGCctcacag GGCTTTGTTCGCAAACGCCAGGGAGAGAGTGTGTACAACATTAACAACGTTGTCATCCCCATGTCAGCGGCTAAAGTGGAAAAGCTGCAGTACAAAGACATCCTGACACCCAG TTGGCGAGTGGTTGACACATCACCTCAGATGAACAGGAAGGCAGAGACGGTAGAGGATAATGAAGAGCAG ttaGAGGATCTCACTGATGAAGTCTTTGCCCAGAGACACTTGGCCTtagagcagagggagaaattGCGCTGGGGTTCgtggggaaaaagaaaatgctgcagGCGTCCTCAAAG aTCTGGCAGTAGGTTGTCAGGCAGTGGGGGCGTGTTGTGCACATCAGGAGAGGAGAGCTCTGTGGAGTTGAGTTGTGCTCAGCTGGATACTGATGAACAGCAAAGCTCAGAGGAGTGGCTG cagcCTCAGACACCATGGGAGCAACGGGTGTTTCCTTTGGTTGAGGATGACGAAGAAGCCCTGTTCCACGGTGACCTACAAAAGGTTCCAGAGTGGTCAGAGTGTAGCTCTGCCTCCACCACATCAAGGAACTCCAACTCCCATCTCTCACCAGCTCTGTCGTCTGGTGCTACAGTGCCGTCTGGTGGACAAAGCACAACACTCGATGGCAGCTGA